From one Streptomyces sp. NBC_01478 genomic stretch:
- a CDS encoding acyl-CoA dehydrogenase family protein, with product MTVYERLADSPSVQLAVADAAALVDTVQLHAYRAADDIDHAAAEARQLTVAERARIRMDTAVAATRSREAVDRLVSVSGASAFALSNPLQRIWRDLGTASRHGVVNPDLGREIYGRSLLGIAEQPTFII from the coding sequence ATGACGGTCTACGAGCGCCTCGCCGACTCGCCGAGCGTCCAACTCGCCGTCGCCGACGCCGCTGCCCTCGTCGACACCGTCCAGTTGCACGCCTACCGGGCCGCCGACGACATCGACCACGCCGCCGCCGAGGCCCGCCAGCTCACGGTCGCCGAGCGCGCCCGGATCCGCATGGACACCGCGGTCGCCGCGACCCGCAGCCGCGAGGCGGTGGACCGCCTGGTCTCCGTGTCCGGCGCGAGCGCCTTCGCCCTGTCCAACCCGCTCCAGCGGATCTGGCGCGACCTGGGCACCGCCTCACGCCATGGCGTCGTCAACCCCGATCTCGGCCGGGAGATCTACGGACGCAGCCTGCTCGGCATCGCCGAACAGCCCACTTTCATCATCTGA
- a CDS encoding DUF6924 domain-containing protein yields the protein MNDRMEWPAERDRDAALIIRTDYRDEQAWAAVKAELMRSWGDGDFEPYVHIADDPKWAGCTSAQILSAALTDDQLSVVFLADRDSMRDGPVTLLAVAVLAREECDSDEEFEADGGEFRTVPAGVHEIHANLMIANLSFGDFKEAAEQDPQDTFQGFAI from the coding sequence ATGAACGACCGTATGGAGTGGCCGGCGGAACGCGATCGGGACGCGGCGCTGATCATCAGGACCGATTACCGCGACGAACAGGCATGGGCTGCGGTGAAAGCGGAGCTGATGAGGTCCTGGGGTGATGGAGACTTCGAACCGTACGTCCACATCGCCGATGATCCGAAGTGGGCGGGATGCACCTCCGCCCAGATCCTCTCCGCGGCGCTTACCGATGACCAACTGAGCGTGGTCTTCCTCGCCGACCGCGACTCCATGCGTGACGGTCCCGTCACGTTGCTGGCGGTGGCCGTGCTGGCCAGGGAGGAGTGCGACAGCGACGAGGAATTCGAGGCGGACGGCGGCGAGTTCCGCACCGTCCCCGCAGGCGTCCACGAGATACACGCGAACCTGATGATCGCCAACCTGTCTTTCGGCGATTTCAAGGAAGCCGCCGAGCAGGACCCGCAGGACACCTTCCAAGGGTTCGCCATCTGA
- a CDS encoding isocitrate lyase/PEP mutase family protein, with amino-acid sequence MPHGSALRSAIATPRTTPLIGVYDMYSASIAAQHYDGFFVSGFGFAASYYGLPDIGFIAWPDIVAFTERLRWAFPDHHLLVDIDDGYGDPEVACHVVRRLEQAGASGVILEDQKRPRRCGHVAGKQLLPLDEYLDKLERVLDCRTGLTVVARTDATDDAEILTRAKALAATDADVVLVDGVRDVEAIRRIRDSIGDKPLLFNQIAGGRSPRLSLGELAELGVDVAIYSTPCLFAAHEAMDRALTDLKATDGRLPAGGDDRIGVPQSVELLTRNLRAAHGTYDG; translated from the coding sequence ATGCCTCACGGCAGCGCACTGCGCAGCGCGATCGCCACGCCCCGCACCACGCCTCTGATCGGCGTGTACGACATGTACTCGGCTTCGATCGCGGCCCAGCACTACGACGGCTTCTTCGTCTCGGGTTTCGGATTCGCGGCGTCCTACTACGGTCTGCCCGACATCGGTTTCATCGCCTGGCCGGACATCGTGGCCTTCACGGAACGGCTCCGCTGGGCCTTCCCCGACCACCACCTGCTGGTGGACATCGACGACGGCTACGGCGACCCGGAGGTGGCCTGTCATGTCGTACGACGTCTGGAGCAGGCCGGTGCCTCGGGGGTGATCCTGGAGGACCAGAAGCGGCCGCGCCGATGCGGTCATGTGGCGGGAAAGCAGCTCCTGCCGCTCGACGAGTATCTCGACAAGCTCGAACGGGTGCTGGACTGCCGGACCGGGCTGACCGTGGTCGCGCGGACCGACGCCACCGACGACGCCGAGATCCTCACGCGCGCCAAGGCACTCGCCGCCACCGACGCCGATGTGGTGCTGGTGGACGGTGTGCGCGACGTCGAGGCGATCCGCCGGATCCGCGACAGCATCGGTGACAAGCCCCTGCTGTTCAACCAGATCGCCGGCGGCCGCTCCCCCCGGTTGTCACTGGGCGAGTTGGCGGAACTCGGAGTGGACGTGGCGATCTACAGCACCCCCTGTCTCTTCGCCGCGCACGAGGCGATGGACAGGGCCCTGACCGATCTCAAGGCGACGGACGGACGGCTCCCGGCCGGTGGGGACGACCGGATCGGCGTGCCGCAGTCCGTCGAGCTGCTCACCCGCAACCTCCGCGCGGCGCACGGCACTTACGACGGCTGA
- a CDS encoding flavin reductase family protein, with protein MRTEFSPERLEPIEVYRLLTSTVVPRPIAWVSTVSADGVDNLAPHSFFTVSSVAPPVVQFTSVGRKDSLRNVEATGQFVVNLAPESLIDEVNKTATDFPEGVSEFDAVGVEREASARVKAPRVARSPVALECELHSTLRLGGSTVVFGRVVHLAIDETVLVDGHPEVTRLRPLARLGKDEWGTLGDVVDLRRIRYADWPPSS; from the coding sequence ATGCGCACTGAATTCAGCCCGGAGCGGCTCGAACCGATCGAGGTCTACCGTCTGCTCACCTCGACCGTCGTTCCGCGCCCCATCGCCTGGGTCTCGACCGTCTCCGCCGACGGCGTGGACAATCTCGCTCCCCACTCCTTCTTCACCGTCTCCTCGGTCGCGCCGCCCGTCGTCCAGTTCACCTCGGTCGGCCGTAAGGACTCGCTGCGCAATGTCGAGGCCACCGGGCAGTTCGTGGTCAATCTCGCCCCGGAGTCGCTCATCGACGAGGTGAACAAGACCGCCACGGACTTCCCGGAGGGTGTGAGCGAGTTCGACGCCGTGGGAGTGGAGCGCGAGGCCAGCGCGCGGGTGAAGGCACCGCGCGTGGCCCGTTCCCCCGTGGCGCTGGAGTGCGAACTGCACAGCACGCTACGGCTGGGCGGTTCCACCGTGGTCTTCGGCCGGGTGGTCCATCTCGCGATCGACGAAACGGTCCTGGTGGACGGCCATCCGGAAGTCACCCGCCTGCGTCCCCTGGCCCGCCTGGGCAAGGACGAGTGGGGCACCCTCGGCGACGTCGTCGACCTGCGCCGCATCCGATACGCCGACTGGCCGCCGTCGAGTTGA